From one Musa acuminata AAA Group cultivar baxijiao chromosome BXJ2-6, Cavendish_Baxijiao_AAA, whole genome shotgun sequence genomic stretch:
- the LOC103986793 gene encoding malate dehydrogenase, chloroplastic: MTSTAVTAASIGSVCAQPSLGARSKPSGLSFSCSKTINVFSGLKASSSVVIEADTSFLGKEGIASLQASFVPKIRPKQVFSNQLQPRASSFKVAVLGAAGGIGQPLGLLIKMSPLVSALHLYDIANVKGVAADLSHCNTPAKVLDFTGQSELANCLKGMDVVVIPAGVPRKPGMTRDDLFNINAGIVKTLVEAVADNCPDAFIHIISNPVNSTVPIAAEVLKQKGVYNPKKLFGVTTLDVVRANAFVAQKKNLKLIDVDVPVIGGHAGITILPLLSKTRPSATFTDEEVEKLTLRIQNAGTEVVEAKAGAGSATLSMAYAAARFVESSLRALDGDGDVYECCFVESELTELPFFASRVKLGKNGIEAFISADLQGLTDYEAKALEALKPELKTSIEKGVAFVHKQAATASAAASAN; encoded by the coding sequence ATGACATCAACAGCAGTTACAGCTGCGTCTATTGGTTCAGTTTGTGCACAACCTAGCTTGGGGGCAAGATCCAAGCCCTCTGGCTTGAGTTTTAGTTGCTCAAAGACCATCAATGTTTTCAGTGGTCTGAAAGCATCATCATCAGTTGTTATCGAAGCAGATACGTCATTTTTGGGAAAGGAAGGCATTGCATCTCTCCAGGCATCTTTTGTTCCCAAGATTAGACCAAAACAAGTATTTTCAAATCAACTCCAGCCCCGAGCATCCTCATTTAAGGTGGCTGTCCTTGGGGCTGCTGGTGGTATTGGCCAACCCCTTGGACTTCTTATCAAGATGTCTCCCTTGGTTTCAGCACTGCATCTTTATGATATTGCAAATGTTAAAGGAGTAGCTGCAGACCTTAGCCATTGCAATACCCCTGCCAAAGTTTTGGATTTCACTGGACAATCAGAGTTAGCCAATTGTTTGAAGGGAATGGATGTGGTTGTCATTCCTGCAGGAGTTCCGAGGAAACCAGGCATGACCCGggatgatttattcaatatcaatgCTGGCATTGTGAAGACACTGGTTGAAGCTGTCGCTGACAATTGCCCCGATGCCTTCATCCATATCATCAGCAACCCAGTGAACTCTACTGTTCCCATAGCCGCAGAAGTACTTAAGCAAAAGGGTGTTTACAATCCTAAGAAGCTTTTTGGAGTGACTACTCTTGATGTCGTCAGAGCTAACGCTTTTGTTGCTCAAAAGAAGAACCTGAAGCTCATTGATGTTGACGTACCAGTTATAGGAGGACATGCTGGAATTACTATCTTACCATTGTTGTCAAAGACGAGGCCATCAGCAACGTTTACTGATGAAGAAGTTGAAAAGCTGACTCTAAGAATACAGAATGCTGGGACAGAGGTTGTCGAGGCAAAAGCTGGTGCTGGGTCTGCAACCCTGTCGATGGCGTATGCAGCAGCACGGTTTGTCGAGTCATCGCTTCGTGCTCTTGATGGTGATGGGGATGTTTACGAGTGCTGTTTTGTTGAGTCTGAGCTAACCGAGCTGCCCTTCTTTGCATCACGAGTTAAGCTTGGGAAGAATGGTATAGAAGCATTTATATCTGCTGACCTCCAAGGTCTGACAGACTATGAGGCCAAGGCGCTGGAAGCACTTAAGCCGGAGCTGAAGACCAGCATTGAGAAGGGTGTGGCATTTGTCCACAAGCAGGCAGCAACAGCAAGTGCTGCTGCCTCTGCTAATTAA